In the Salvia hispanica cultivar TCC Black 2014 unplaced genomic scaffold, UniMelb_Shisp_WGS_1.0 HiC_scaffold_404, whole genome shotgun sequence genome, ATTGATGCTAGTGACAATATTGATGCTAGTGACGATATTGATCGTGACCTTGATACGGAGCTGGAACTGCTAACTATGATGAATGCGCTAACTATGGATATGATGCCGGAAATAGGCCGATTTTATATCATCCTTCAATTCGAATTGGCAAAAGCAATGTCTCCCTGCATAATATGGATTCCAAACATTCATGATCTGGATGTGAATGGGTCGAATTACTTATCCCTCGGTCTATTAGCGAACCATCTCTCTGAAAGATGTTCCACTAGAAATATTCTTGTTATTGCTTCGACTCATATTCCCCAAAAAGTGGATCCCGCTCTAATAGCTccgaataaattaaatacgtGCATTAAGATACGAAGGCTTCTTATTCCACAACAACGAAAGCACTTTTTCACTCTTTCATATACTAGGGGATTTcacttggaaaataaaatgttccATACTAACGGATTCGGGTCCATAACCATGGGTTCCAATGCAAGAGATCTTGTAGCACTTACCAATGAGGCCCTATCGATTAGTATTACACAGAAGAAATCAATTATAGACACTAATACAATTAGATCCGCTCTTCATAGACAAGCTTGGTATTTGCGATCCCAGGTAAGATCGGTTCAGGATAATGGGATCCTTTTCTATCAGATAGGAAGGGCTGTAGCACAAAATGTACTTCTAAGTAATTGCCCCATAGATCCTATATCTATCTATATGAAGAATAAATCATGTAACGAAGGGGATTCTTATTTGTACAAATGGTACTTCGAGCTTGGAACGAGCATGAAGAAATTAACGATActtctttatcttttgagTTGTTCTGCCGGATCGGTCGCTCAAGATCTTTGGTCTCTACCCGGACCCGATGAAAAAAATGGGATCACTTCTTATGGACTCGTTGAGAATGATTCGGATCTAGTTCATGGCCTATTAGAAGTAGAAGGCACTCTGGTGGGATCTTCACGGACAGAAAAAGATTGCAGTCCGTTTGATAATGATCGAGTTACATTGCTTCTTCGGCCCGAACCGAGGAATCCCTTAGATATGATGCAAAACGGATCTTGTTCTATCTTTGATCAGAGATTTCTCTATGAAAAATACGAATCGGAGTTTGAAGAAGGGGAGAGGCAAGGAGCCCTTGACCTGCAACAGATAGAGGAGGATTTATTCAATCACATAGTTTGGGCTCCTAGAATATGGCGCCCTTGGGGCTTTCTATTTGATTGTATCGAAAGGCCCAATGAATTGGGATTTCCCTATTGGTCCAGGTCATTTCGGGGCAAGCGGATCATTTATGATGAAGAGGATGAGCTTCAAGAGAATGGTTCGGAGTTCTTGCAGAGTGGAACCATGCAGTACCAGACACGAGATAGATCTTCCAAAGAACAAGGCCTTTTTCGAATAAGCCAATTCATTTGGGACCCTGCAGATCCGCTCTTTTTCCTATTCAAAGATCAGCCCCCTGGCTCTGTGTTTTCACATCGAGAATTATTTGCAGATGAAGAGATGTCAAAGGGGCTTCTTACTTCCCAAATGGATCCTTCTACATCTATATATAAACGCTGGTTTATCAAGAATACACAAGAAAAGCACTTCGAATTGTTGATTAATCGTCAGAGATGGGGATTTGTTTCTGtcttttgttgaatttttttcatggCTCGATAGATAATTTGATAAGCCAATG is a window encoding:
- the LOC125199152 gene encoding protein Ycf2-like, producing YEKWLGSWPVETKDISPRNNTRYHSPHSSNNIMEAVNQYRLIQNLIQIQYSTYGYIRNVLNQFFLMNRSDRNFEYGIQRDQIGKDTLNHRTIMKYRINQHLSNLKKSQKKRFDPLILISRTDERFMNRDPDAYRYKWSNGSKNFQEHLEHFVSEQKSHFQIVFDQLCINQYSIDWSEVIDKKDLSKPLRFFLSKSLLFLSKLLFFLSNSLPFFCVSFGNIPIHGSEIYIYELKGPNDQLCNQLLESIGLQIVHLKKWKYSIADISGTPLTEGQIVNFGRTYCQPLSDMNLSDSEGKNLHQYLNSNMGLIHTPCSELPSEKRKKRSLCLKKCVEKGQMYRTFQGDSAFSTLSKWNLFQTYMPWFLTSTGYKYLNLIFLDTFSDLLPILSSSQKFVSIFHDIMHGSGISWRILQKKWCLPQWNLISEISSKCFHNLLLSEEMIHRNNESPLISTHPRSPNVWEFLYSILFLLLVAGYLVRTHLFFVSRASSELQTEFEKVKSLMIPSSMIELRKLLDRYPTSVPFLIDDIDIDASDDIDDSDNIDASDNIDASDDIDRDLDTELELLTMMNALTMDMMPEIGRFYIILQFELAKAMSPCIIWIPNIHDLDVNGSNYLSLGLLANHLSERCSTRNILVIASTHIPQKVDPALIAPNKLNTCIKIRRLLIPQQRKHFFTLSYTRGFHLENKMFHTNGFGSITMGSNARDLVALTNEALSISITQKKSIIDTNTIRSALHRQAWYLRSQVRSVQDNGILFYQIGRAVAQNVLLSNCPIDPISIYMKNKSCNEGDSYLYKWYFELGTSMKKLTILLYLLSCSAGSVAQDLWSLPGPDEKNGITSYGLVENDSDLVHGLLEVEGTLVGSSRTEKDCSPFDNDRVTLLLRPEPRNPLDMMQNGSCSIFDQRFLYEKYESEFEEGERQGALDLQQIEEDLFNHIVWAPRIWRPWGFLFDCIERPNELGFPYWSRSFRGKRIIYDEEDELQENGSEFLQSGTMQYQTRDRSSKEQGLFRISQFIWDPADPLFFLFKDQPPGSVFSHRELFADEEMSKGLLTSQMDPSTSIYKRWFIKNTQEKHFELLINRQRWGFVSVFC